A stretch of the Bacillus sp. FJAT-18017 genome encodes the following:
- a CDS encoding 5'-nucleotidase C-terminal domain-containing protein yields the protein MRPRLKKKLLPVILVFSLVFSSFLANFAPVVSAAEAAFTNLIISQYVEPNGGNGKVVEIYNGTANSVDLSGYTIEQYNNGQAKGGSYILALTGTLQPGKTAVIYNGALENSTDTNYTAFNAVKDAATEGNLFIKDSSSLTQFNGNDPIVLKHNGTIIDSLGKQTATSGPDFAANATLVRESSVVTGDTNLADEVTLDGQWFKLAANTYDGLGSHPNDNLKPEPPKEQPIKIADARKAALNSTVTIEGIATSHTGLWGGDSFYMQDDTAGMFIYNSPQNVKPGDKVKLTGELITYQGELEVKPTSLVIVSSGNPLPAAQSVKAVDETTQAELLKLENVEITELTKDGYGTVLFNALFESGEKVRVIHDNRTGSNFDEFVKHYKEGDKVHIVGLGSINDGGFHLKTTGLDSYDLVNKPAVYATQTQGVVPAGTKIELKSGVEGAEIHYTTDGTTPTVESAKYVEPIALQTGETTIKAIAVTNGTASEVFSFTYKILDTTGAKIHDIQGKGHVSDFAGASVTNITGIVTHVFGSSSFVMQDATGDNDPATSEAIEVNKSAHGVAVGDQVSVNGTITESGGGANLSTTRISATAVTKTSDTKAELPAPLVVGKDITPPNKVIDNDMMQSFDPAEDGIDFWESVEYMRVSFPDALVVGPPYNRDVPIIVESTTNNELNSLGGLNIAADDYNPEKVFLDNAGEDFRSGDRFDGDVIGILTYSSAGYQVVADKTLGLPTLIKAELKQEVTHIEKADGKLTVASYNVENFSNNTSNTPDAKVAKIAKTFVDNMKSPDIITLVEVQDNDGETNSGNADASQSYQRLINAIVAAGGPTYKWTDVEPVNNTSGGAPGGNIRVGYLYNPERVSLVPGTRGGGTEANAWTANGNLTLNPGFVNPSVYSDTRKPIAAEFEFQGERVVVIGAHLNSKGGDQSLWGSNQPPKLGSEAERIKLATEINNFIKAGLAKNPALNVVVAGDINDFEFTPALKALKGNVLTNMVDKVPAADRFSYFFQGNNQVLDHILVSNNLVHATKADMIHINANFTEAQGQASDHDPVLVQIDLADKYDLTIMHTNDTHAALDNMPKTVTALKDARKTYPDSLLLHAGDAFTGTLYFNEFQGKADLALMNLMGFDAMTFGNHEFDLGSSQEGHEALADFIKGAQFPFVSANVDFSKDSKFEGIFNDSIETAFENGEIYNGIIKEVNGEKVGIFGLTTEETADISSPGSIEFETYLAEAEKTVAALEAKGVNRIVALTHIGYDDAAAVDNDLELAKQVEGIDVIVGGHTHTALAKPTVVDPNGTPTVIVQTGNSNSNLGVLNVEFDENGLVTSHNGQLIEIKSQAADKEAADLLAPYRTQVEAVSQKEIGVTTDKDLETPRTNGDNTKPSVRKNETILGNLITDAMLEKAKSFTGKNVIMALQNGGGIRAAIPAGPITVGEVITVLPFNNTLATMEVTGAELKEAFETSVGSYPAENGGFLHVAGGKVKFDSTQPKGKRVVSVSYLDANGKYVKVQDDAKYTIATNAFTAKGGDGYDVFAKAYAEGRVTDLGLSDWENFRDHLVSIGSEGIPTETERRIVDVVGEFDLTVMHTNDVHSALENMPKTVTAVKEVRQQSANSLLLHAGDQFTGTLYFNEFLGAADLAILKLMGFDAMTFGNHEFDLGSSNDGHQKLADFIKGANFPFVSANVDFSKDAKFEGIFNDSIEAAYVNGEIYNGIVKDVNGEKVGIFGLTTEETADISSPGSIAFENYILEAEKTVQSLEAQGVNKIIALTHIGYDDNEAIDNDLTLAEEVEGIDVIVGGHSHTALKEAKVVAADETPTVIVQTGNANANLGVLDVTFDQNGVVVENNGRLIAIGSQDADQEAVDVLAPYKAQVDAVAKEEIGVSAPIALENPRTNGDDTKPSVRKNETILGNLITDGMLEKAREFTKKDIIMALQNGGGIRAAIDAGPITVGEVIGVLPFGNTLATMEVTGAELKQAFETSLSRYPGENGGFLHIAGGKVEFDSTKPVGQRVVSVSYLDANGKYVKLQDDVKYTVATNAFTAKGGDGYDVFAKAYAEGRVTDLGLSDWENFRDHLVSIGSEGIPTKVEGRIVDVSVDPGEDPGEDPGEDPGEDPGEDPGDDPGKDPGKDPGKDPGNKPGDNPGNKPGENPGNKPGENPVGTPGNKPGEKPGNKPGEKPGNKPGKEIKVPAAKEGNKYKIDEEALKDLEDGAIVVVEVKDKNNATLTLTKDQIQALKDAGASIEVRNGNVDVLIPASILPLVENLDIKVKKMDVKGSLGVYDFTIEADGKSYHEFNGKVKLTFKVDPKQIKNPNNVKVYYWNEEEGKWELIGGEYKNGEVSVYTDHFSTFGVFETAPTSSMVPTHQLPDTATNNFNIVLAGFMLLLLGGVLYFIQRRKTSSN from the coding sequence ATGAGACCTAGATTAAAAAAGAAACTTTTACCGGTCATACTAGTATTTAGTTTAGTATTTTCCAGCTTCCTGGCTAATTTTGCGCCTGTTGTAAGCGCGGCAGAAGCAGCGTTTACTAATCTAATTATTTCTCAATATGTTGAACCGAATGGCGGAAACGGTAAGGTTGTTGAGATTTATAATGGAACTGCAAACTCTGTTGACTTATCAGGTTATACCATTGAGCAATACAACAATGGACAAGCCAAGGGCGGAAGTTACATCTTAGCTTTAACGGGTACATTACAGCCTGGGAAAACTGCTGTAATTTATAATGGCGCCTTAGAAAATAGTACAGATACTAATTATACAGCTTTTAATGCAGTGAAAGATGCTGCCACTGAAGGAAATCTCTTCATTAAGGATTCAAGCAGTTTAACCCAATTCAATGGAAATGATCCAATTGTTTTAAAACATAATGGAACAATTATTGACTCTTTAGGTAAACAAACTGCTACTTCAGGTCCTGACTTTGCTGCTAATGCAACACTTGTCCGTGAGTCTTCTGTAGTTACTGGAGATACTAATTTAGCAGATGAGGTTACTCTCGACGGCCAATGGTTTAAATTAGCTGCAAACACTTACGATGGTTTAGGTTCTCACCCGAATGACAACCTGAAACCCGAACCACCTAAAGAGCAGCCAATTAAAATTGCAGATGCTCGTAAAGCGGCTTTAAACAGTACTGTAACAATAGAAGGAATCGCGACTTCCCATACTGGCCTTTGGGGCGGCGACTCATTCTATATGCAGGATGATACTGCCGGTATGTTTATCTATAATAGTCCGCAAAATGTTAAACCGGGTGACAAAGTAAAATTAACCGGTGAATTGATTACATACCAAGGTGAGCTCGAGGTAAAACCAACAAGTCTTGTGATTGTTTCCTCTGGCAATCCTCTTCCAGCAGCCCAGTCTGTTAAGGCAGTAGATGAAACTACACAAGCTGAATTGCTTAAGCTTGAAAATGTAGAAATCACTGAATTAACTAAAGATGGGTATGGAACCGTTCTTTTCAATGCATTGTTTGAAAGCGGAGAAAAAGTCAGGGTTATCCATGACAATCGGACAGGCTCCAATTTTGACGAATTCGTTAAGCATTATAAAGAAGGCGATAAGGTTCATATTGTTGGACTTGGTTCTATTAATGATGGTGGCTTCCACTTAAAGACTACTGGTCTAGATAGCTATGATTTGGTTAACAAGCCTGCCGTTTATGCAACACAAACACAAGGTGTTGTTCCAGCTGGCACTAAGATTGAATTGAAGTCCGGCGTTGAAGGAGCAGAAATTCACTACACAACAGATGGTACAACTCCAACTGTAGAAAGCGCAAAATATGTTGAGCCAATTGCATTGCAAACAGGTGAAACTACTATTAAAGCCATTGCGGTTACAAACGGTACTGCAAGTGAAGTATTCAGCTTTACGTATAAAATCCTTGATACTACTGGCGCTAAAATCCATGATATCCAAGGAAAAGGACATGTCTCCGATTTTGCTGGAGCTTCTGTTACCAACATTACTGGTATTGTAACTCACGTATTCGGTTCAAGCAGTTTTGTTATGCAAGATGCTACAGGTGATAACGATCCTGCGACTTCAGAAGCAATTGAAGTAAACAAATCCGCTCATGGCGTTGCTGTTGGTGACCAAGTATCTGTAAACGGAACTATTACAGAATCTGGCGGTGGTGCGAACCTATCCACAACACGAATTTCCGCAACTGCTGTTACCAAAACAAGTGACACTAAAGCGGAACTGCCTGCACCACTTGTTGTTGGAAAAGATATTACCCCTCCAAACAAGGTTATTGACAATGATATGATGCAATCATTTGATCCAGCAGAAGATGGCATCGACTTCTGGGAGTCCGTTGAATACATGCGCGTTTCGTTCCCGGATGCGCTTGTCGTTGGACCTCCATACAATAGGGATGTTCCAATCATTGTTGAAAGCACGACAAATAACGAATTGAATTCACTCGGGGGATTGAATATCGCAGCTGACGATTACAATCCTGAAAAAGTCTTCCTGGACAATGCTGGCGAGGATTTCCGTTCCGGCGACCGCTTTGATGGCGATGTTATCGGTATCCTTACGTATTCAAGCGCTGGCTATCAGGTAGTTGCTGACAAAACTCTAGGTTTGCCGACTTTAATCAAAGCAGAATTGAAACAAGAAGTTACTCATATTGAAAAAGCGGACGGAAAACTTACTGTTGCTTCTTACAATGTTGAAAACTTCTCTAACAACACATCAAACACACCTGATGCAAAGGTTGCTAAGATTGCAAAGACCTTTGTTGACAATATGAAGTCACCAGACATTATAACTCTAGTGGAAGTACAAGATAATGATGGCGAAACAAATTCCGGCAATGCCGATGCTTCACAAAGCTATCAGCGTTTAATTAATGCAATTGTTGCTGCTGGTGGCCCGACTTATAAATGGACCGATGTTGAGCCTGTAAACAACACAAGCGGCGGCGCTCCTGGCGGCAATATCCGCGTTGGGTACTTGTACAACCCTGAACGTGTATCTTTGGTTCCAGGCACTAGAGGCGGAGGTACAGAGGCTAATGCCTGGACAGCAAACGGAAACTTAACGCTTAACCCTGGATTTGTTAATCCTTCTGTATACTCGGATACTCGTAAACCGATTGCTGCAGAATTCGAATTCCAAGGAGAGCGCGTCGTAGTAATTGGTGCCCACTTGAATTCAAAAGGCGGAGACCAATCACTGTGGGGCTCAAACCAGCCTCCTAAATTAGGTTCTGAAGCTGAACGTATTAAATTGGCAACAGAAATCAATAATTTTATAAAAGCAGGCCTTGCAAAAAATCCTGCCCTGAATGTTGTTGTTGCTGGAGACATCAATGATTTTGAATTCACACCGGCACTTAAGGCTTTAAAGGGCAATGTTCTAACAAATATGGTTGATAAAGTTCCTGCTGCAGACCGTTTCTCTTACTTCTTCCAAGGAAACAACCAGGTTCTAGATCATATTTTAGTATCAAATAATCTAGTCCATGCTACTAAAGCTGATATGATTCATATCAATGCAAACTTTACTGAAGCACAAGGACAAGCATCTGACCATGACCCTGTGTTAGTTCAGATTGACTTAGCTGATAAATATGACTTAACAATTATGCATACGAATGACACGCATGCTGCTTTGGATAATATGCCAAAGACAGTCACTGCACTGAAAGATGCAAGAAAAACTTATCCTGATTCACTTCTTCTTCATGCGGGGGATGCCTTCACTGGAACATTGTATTTCAATGAATTCCAGGGTAAAGCTGACCTGGCTTTGATGAACTTAATGGGCTTTGACGCCATGACGTTTGGGAACCATGAATTTGATCTAGGTTCTTCACAAGAAGGGCATGAAGCATTGGCTGACTTTATTAAAGGGGCACAATTCCCGTTTGTAAGTGCAAACGTAGATTTCTCTAAAGATAGCAAATTCGAAGGCATCTTCAATGATTCTATTGAAACAGCTTTTGAAAACGGCGAAATTTACAATGGCATCATTAAAGAGGTAAACGGCGAGAAGGTTGGTATCTTCGGCTTGACAACAGAAGAAACCGCTGATATTTCAAGCCCTGGCTCCATTGAGTTCGAAACCTACCTTGCTGAAGCTGAAAAAACTGTAGCAGCTCTTGAAGCAAAAGGTGTTAACCGAATTGTGGCTTTGACTCATATTGGTTACGACGATGCAGCAGCAGTCGATAATGACCTCGAGCTTGCTAAACAAGTAGAAGGTATTGACGTGATTGTTGGCGGGCATACGCATACTGCCTTGGCAAAACCTACTGTAGTAGATCCAAATGGAACTCCTACTGTAATCGTTCAAACAGGTAACTCCAACTCAAACCTTGGCGTTTTGAACGTAGAATTTGATGAAAATGGTTTAGTAACATCCCATAATGGACAATTAATTGAAATTAAATCTCAAGCTGCTGATAAAGAAGCAGCAGACCTTTTGGCACCATATAGAACGCAAGTTGAAGCCGTTTCCCAGAAAGAAATCGGCGTAACAACTGACAAAGATTTGGAAACTCCACGAACAAACGGTGATAATACAAAACCAAGTGTACGTAAAAACGAAACAATTCTTGGTAATTTGATTACAGATGCTATGCTTGAAAAAGCGAAATCCTTCACTGGTAAAAACGTTATCATGGCGCTTCAAAACGGTGGCGGTATCCGCGCAGCCATTCCTGCTGGGCCAATCACTGTTGGTGAGGTAATCACTGTACTGCCATTCAACAATACTCTTGCTACGATGGAAGTAACAGGTGCCGAGCTGAAGGAAGCTTTCGAAACTTCTGTTGGATCATACCCTGCAGAAAACGGTGGATTCCTGCATGTAGCTGGCGGTAAGGTAAAATTCGATTCTACACAACCGAAAGGTAAGCGTGTAGTATCCGTATCTTATCTTGATGCAAATGGAAAGTATGTAAAAGTTCAGGATGATGCGAAGTACACTATCGCAACAAATGCTTTTACAGCTAAAGGCGGCGATGGCTATGATGTTTTTGCAAAAGCCTATGCAGAAGGCCGTGTAACTGACCTTGGCCTATCTGATTGGGAAAACTTCCGTGATCATTTAGTAAGTATTGGTTCTGAAGGAATCCCGACTGAAACTGAACGCAGAATCGTTGATGTTGTAGGCGAATTTGACTTAACGGTCATGCATACAAATGATGTCCATTCTGCGCTTGAAAATATGCCGAAGACAGTAACTGCTGTTAAAGAAGTTAGGCAGCAAAGTGCTAATTCACTTCTTCTTCACGCTGGTGACCAATTCACAGGTACCTTGTATTTCAATGAATTCCTTGGTGCTGCTGATTTGGCTATCCTGAAGTTGATGGGCTTTGATGCAATGACTTTCGGCAACCATGAATTTGACCTTGGCTCTTCAAATGATGGCCATCAAAAATTGGCTGATTTTATCAAGGGAGCGAACTTCCCATTTGTAAGTGCAAACGTTGATTTCTCCAAGGACGCTAAATTCGAAGGAATCTTCAATGATTCTATCGAAGCAGCTTACGTAAATGGTGAAATTTACAATGGAATTGTTAAGGATGTAAATGGTGAGAAAGTCGGTATCTTTGGTTTAACAACTGAGGAAACAGCTGACATTTCAAGCCCAGGCTCTATCGCATTCGAAAATTACATTCTAGAAGCAGAAAAAACTGTGCAATCTTTAGAAGCACAGGGGGTTAACAAAATCATCGCATTAACTCACATTGGTTATGATGACAATGAAGCAATCGATAATGATTTGACCCTTGCTGAAGAAGTTGAAGGTATTGACGTAATTGTAGGCGGACATAGCCATACTGCACTGAAAGAAGCAAAAGTAGTTGCAGCGGATGAGACCCCTACAGTAATCGTTCAAACAGGCAATGCCAACGCTAACCTTGGCGTACTTGATGTAACATTTGACCAAAATGGTGTTGTGGTTGAAAACAATGGCCGTCTGATTGCAATCGGCTCACAAGATGCTGATCAAGAAGCGGTTGATGTCCTGGCGCCATACAAAGCTCAGGTTGATGCTGTTGCTAAAGAAGAAATCGGCGTATCAGCACCAATCGCATTAGAAAACCCACGTACAAATGGCGATGATACAAAACCAAGTGTACGTAAAAACGAAACAATTCTTGGTAACTTGATTACCGACGGTATGCTCGAAAAAGCCAGAGAATTCACAAAGAAGGACATCATCATGGCCCTTCAAAATGGCGGTGGAATCCGTGCCGCAATCGATGCTGGCCCGATCACTGTTGGTGAAGTAATAGGCGTACTGCCATTTGGCAACACGCTTGCAACAATGGAAGTAACAGGAGCCGAACTTAAGCAGGCATTTGAAACATCTTTAAGCAGATATCCAGGTGAAAACGGCGGATTCTTGCATATTGCTGGTGGTAAAGTCGAATTCGATTCTACAAAACCAGTTGGTCAGCGCGTTGTATCTGTATCTTATCTTGATGCAAATGGTAAATATGTAAAGCTTCAAGATGATGTGAAATACACTGTAGCTACTAACGCCTTCACAGCTAAAGGCGGCGACGGTTATGACGTATTCGCAAAAGCGTATGCAGAAGGCCGTGTAACAGACCTAGGTCTTTCCGATTGGGAAAACTTCCGTGACCATCTAGTAAGCATCGGCAGCGAAGGCATCCCTACTAAAGTTGAGGGTCGAATTGTTGATGTAAGTGTGGACCCAGGTGAAGATCCAGGCGAAGATCCAGGCGAAGACCCTGGTGAAGACCCAGGTGAAGATCCAGGTGATGACCCAGGTAAAGACCCAGGTAAAGACCCAGGTAAAGACCCAGGAAACAAACCAGGTGACAATCCAGGTAATAAACCGGGAGAAAATCCAGGCAATAAACCGGGAGAAAATCCAGTCGGAACTCCAGGGAATAAGCCGGGTGAAAAACCGGGTAATAAACCAGGTGAAAAACCAGGAAATAAACCAGGCAAAGAAATTAAAGTGCCAGCAGCTAAAGAGGGTAACAAGTATAAAATTGATGAAGAGGCACTTAAAGATCTTGAAGATGGAGCAATAGTAGTTGTTGAAGTTAAAGATAAGAATAATGCAACATTGACACTTACTAAAGACCAAATTCAAGCTTTGAAGGATGCGGGCGCTTCAATTGAAGTGCGAAATGGAAATGTTGATGTACTAATTCCAGCTTCTATCCTTCCATTAGTAGAAAACCTGGATATTAAAGTGAAGAAAATGGATGTAAAAGGTTCACTGGGAGTTTACGATTTTACAATTGAAGCAGATGGAAAATCATACCATGAATTCAACGGTAAAGTTAAACTTACATTCAAAGTTGATCCGAAACAAATTAAAAATCCTAACAATGTAAAAGTTTATTATTGGAATGAAGAAGAAGGAAAATGGGAACTGATTGGCGGAGAATACAAAAATGGTGAAGTATCTGTATATACTGATCACTTTAGTACGTTTGGGGTATTCGAGACAGCACCAACTTCTTCCATGGTCCCAACTCATCAACTTCCTGACACTGCAACAAACAATTTTAACATTGTACTTGCTGGGTTCATGTTACTTCTCTTAGGTGGGGTTTTATACTTCATTCAAAGAAGAAAAACCAGCTCAAATTAA
- the pssA gene encoding CDP-diacylglycerol--serine O-phosphatidyltransferase translates to MSKKRFIPNALTFGNLFCGFLAIGYIMHGDIRNATILIFIAMMLDALDGRVARILGVSNEFGKELDSLADIVSFGVVPAYLAINTYFADFGMTGLVLAGAFPLFGAYRLARFNLTQSDVSLNHFQGVPITFAGGLVTFLILFHNSIPVLLFAIIYILLCYLMASTLKIPSFKKIPLPRYGVIITAFIFYMMYWAAKVKLESIPVFFWIALAMYIVFLVFRFVREKEIKWMPIRGIRIKKFKIRKRKKQKKTK, encoded by the coding sequence ATGTCAAAGAAACGATTTATTCCCAACGCACTGACTTTCGGAAACCTTTTCTGCGGGTTCCTTGCGATAGGGTATATCATGCACGGGGATATTAGAAACGCGACAATCCTGATTTTTATCGCGATGATGCTCGATGCATTGGATGGAAGGGTTGCGCGGATTCTCGGCGTATCCAATGAATTCGGGAAAGAATTGGACTCACTTGCGGACATCGTGTCCTTTGGTGTGGTACCAGCGTATTTGGCGATTAATACGTACTTCGCTGATTTCGGGATGACTGGCCTCGTGCTAGCCGGGGCTTTCCCATTATTCGGCGCCTACAGGCTCGCGCGGTTCAACCTTACTCAGTCAGATGTGTCATTAAATCATTTTCAAGGGGTTCCAATCACATTTGCCGGCGGCCTTGTAACGTTTTTGATTTTGTTTCACAACAGTATCCCAGTTCTCTTGTTTGCAATTATTTACATTCTTTTATGTTATTTGATGGCCAGTACACTTAAAATTCCAAGCTTCAAAAAAATCCCGCTACCACGGTACGGCGTCATTATTACAGCCTTTATCTTCTATATGATGTATTGGGCCGCAAAAGTAAAACTGGAAAGCATACCAGTCTTCTTCTGGATCGCACTTGCCATGTACATCGTATTTCTCGTCTTCCGCTTTGTTCGGGAAAAGGAAATTAAATGGATGCCAATCCGCGGAATTCGAATCAAGAAATTCAAAATCCGCAAACGCAAAAAACAAAAAAAGACCAAGTAA
- a CDS encoding quaternary amine ABC transporter ATP-binding protein — protein sequence MNPIVEVRNVSKIFGKSPKAAIDLLKQGKSKKEILKQTGHTVGVKNVSFEIYPGEIFVIMGLSGSGKSTLIRMFNRLIDPTIGEILIDNEDIVKMNSARLREVRQKKISMVFQNFALFPHKTILENAEYGLEIKKVPVEERREKAMKALASVGLKGYENQLPSQLSGGMQQRVGLARALASDTDIILMDEAFSALDPLIRKDMQDELIEIQEQYKKTIIFITHDLDEALRIGDRIALMKDGSVIQLGTPEQIMMQPANEFVEKFVEDVDLSKVLTASHVMKRPERISVDRGPRVALEIMRKQGYSSIFVVDRHRKLLGALTAEQARQAIDQNQSISEVMTTDIPTVTEDTLLADLMDTMATSSLPISVIDEEKRLKGIVIRGAVIGALAGNKDSLNEMEGE from the coding sequence ATGAATCCCATAGTAGAAGTCAGGAATGTTTCCAAGATTTTTGGAAAATCACCTAAAGCAGCAATTGATTTGTTGAAGCAAGGCAAATCGAAAAAGGAAATCTTGAAACAGACAGGTCATACAGTTGGCGTGAAAAATGTCAGTTTCGAAATATACCCTGGTGAAATATTTGTGATCATGGGTTTGTCCGGAAGCGGAAAGTCCACGTTGATCCGGATGTTCAATAGGCTGATTGATCCTACAATAGGCGAGATTTTGATTGATAATGAAGATATCGTCAAGATGAATAGTGCCCGGTTAAGGGAAGTCAGACAGAAGAAAATCAGTATGGTTTTTCAAAACTTTGCTCTGTTCCCGCATAAAACGATCCTGGAGAATGCGGAGTATGGACTGGAAATCAAGAAGGTACCAGTGGAGGAACGGCGTGAAAAAGCGATGAAGGCTTTGGCAAGTGTCGGTCTAAAAGGTTATGAAAACCAACTTCCATCCCAATTGAGTGGGGGAATGCAGCAGAGGGTTGGACTTGCCCGGGCCCTTGCCAGCGATACGGATATCATCTTAATGGATGAAGCCTTTAGTGCTCTTGACCCGTTAATTCGAAAAGACATGCAGGATGAATTGATTGAAATTCAAGAACAATACAAGAAAACGATCATTTTCATTACCCATGACCTGGATGAGGCTTTAAGGATTGGGGACCGGATTGCTTTGATGAAGGACGGCAGCGTCATTCAGTTGGGCACACCAGAACAAATCATGATGCAGCCTGCCAATGAATTTGTTGAGAAATTCGTTGAAGATGTTGATTTATCCAAAGTTTTAACAGCATCACACGTAATGAAACGTCCTGAGAGAATCAGTGTTGACCGAGGTCCTCGTGTTGCGCTTGAAATTATGCGGAAACAAGGGTATTCCAGCATATTTGTCGTCGACCGCCATCGAAAACTTCTTGGGGCATTGACGGCAGAGCAAGCACGACAGGCAATCGACCAGAATCAGTCGATTTCTGAAGTAATGACAACCGACATTCCAACGGTTACCGAGGATACGTTATTGGCTGATCTCATGGATACGATGGCAACTTCAAGTCTGCCAATTTCCGTAATTGATGAAGAGAAAAGATTAAAAGGAATCGTTATTCGCGGAGCTGTCATTGGCGCTTTAGCCGGTAATAAGGATTCCCTGAACGAAATGGAGGGGGAATAA
- a CDS encoding glycine betaine ABC transporter substrate-binding protein: MNMPKIPLGSWIDSLVEWITVAFAGLFAFITTAIDGLLDLIVNVLSAGPPIVLIIVLALLVAYTSRWPLGIFTLVSLLLIDNLGYWESAIQTLAIVLVSGFLTILIGIPIGIWCAQSKTVQRIVTPVLDFMQTMPAFVYLIPSILFFGIGTVPGIIASFIFAIAPTIRMTNLGIQEVPKDLIEASDAFGSTSSQKLLKVQLPLATPTILAGVNQSIMLALSMVVTASLVGAPGLGADVYRAVSQINVGQGFEAGLSIVFIAIILDRLTQNLRKPAYGHVIKGRYVAAILAALVVGTILVQGFAKENAVKVDPNSIGGQTNYEITGIEPGAGIMAQASDGISEYGLDQWKVIEGSSAAMYAELDKAYKKKKPIIVTGWAPHWKFSKYDLKFLEDPNGVFGGVEGIHTLVRKGLEQDAPGAYKILDQFSWETGDMEAVMVYIQEGLSPEEAAEKWISENQDLVAKWTNGAQKGNGEPINLVYVAWDTEIASTNVIGKVLEQNGFKVTLSQVEVGPMFAGVANGSSDAMVAAWLPSTHVEYYNTYKDDLVDLGLNLQGTRNGLVVPEYVDINSIEDLK; encoded by the coding sequence ATGAATATGCCGAAAATCCCTCTTGGAAGTTGGATCGATTCTTTAGTAGAATGGATCACTGTAGCGTTTGCTGGATTGTTTGCGTTTATTACGACAGCGATTGATGGATTATTGGATCTTATCGTTAATGTATTAAGCGCAGGGCCTCCAATTGTATTAATCATCGTCCTAGCCCTTTTAGTGGCATATACGAGCAGATGGCCGTTAGGAATCTTTACGTTGGTCAGTTTGCTGTTAATCGATAATCTTGGATACTGGGAGTCAGCGATTCAAACACTTGCGATTGTATTAGTGTCGGGATTTCTGACAATCCTAATCGGGATTCCGATTGGAATTTGGTGTGCACAAAGTAAAACAGTGCAAAGGATCGTCACGCCAGTTTTAGACTTTATGCAAACAATGCCTGCATTTGTTTATTTGATTCCTTCAATCTTATTTTTCGGAATTGGAACCGTTCCGGGCATTATTGCTTCATTTATTTTCGCGATTGCACCAACGATTCGCATGACCAATCTTGGTATTCAGGAAGTACCTAAAGATCTGATTGAAGCGTCGGATGCGTTTGGTTCAACAAGCAGCCAAAAGCTGCTGAAAGTTCAATTGCCACTTGCCACTCCAACGATTTTGGCAGGGGTAAACCAGAGTATTATGCTGGCCCTGTCAATGGTTGTTACGGCTTCGTTAGTTGGCGCGCCTGGCCTTGGGGCAGATGTGTATCGGGCTGTCAGTCAAATTAACGTGGGCCAAGGATTTGAGGCAGGATTATCGATTGTTTTTATCGCGATTATCCTCGACCGGCTCACGCAAAACTTGCGCAAGCCGGCATATGGGCATGTCATTAAGGGAAGATATGTCGCTGCCATCCTAGCAGCACTTGTTGTAGGTACTATCCTTGTTCAAGGATTTGCCAAGGAAAATGCGGTTAAAGTCGATCCGAATTCGATAGGCGGCCAAACCAATTATGAAATCACCGGGATTGAACCTGGGGCCGGAATTATGGCACAGGCTAGCGATGGAATTTCCGAATATGGGTTGGATCAATGGAAAGTTATAGAAGGCTCTTCTGCAGCTATGTATGCTGAATTAGACAAAGCTTATAAGAAAAAGAAGCCGATTATTGTTACTGGCTGGGCACCACACTGGAAGTTTTCTAAATACGATTTGAAATTTCTTGAAGACCCAAATGGAGTATTCGGAGGGGTTGAAGGAATTCATACACTCGTAAGGAAAGGCCTCGAGCAGGATGCACCTGGCGCTTATAAAATCCTAGATCAATTTTCCTGGGAGACGGGCGATATGGAAGCAGTAATGGTCTATATCCAAGAAGGTTTGAGTCCAGAGGAAGCCGCTGAAAAATGGATATCTGAAAATCAGGATCTAGTAGCGAAGTGGACAAACGGAGCCCAGAAAGGTAATGGAGAACCAATCAACCTTGTCTATGTTGCCTGGGATACAGAGATCGCCAGTACGAATGTCATTGGCAAAGTACTTGAACAAAATGGCTTCAAGGTCACACTCAGCCAGGTAGAAGTCGGCCCGATGTTTGCCGGTGTTGCCAACGGAAGTTCCGATGCGATGGTTGCAGCCTGGCTGCCAAGTACCCATGTCGAATATTATAATACGTATAAGGACGATCTCGTTGATCTTGGACTAAACCTTCAAGGAACAAGAAATGGATTAGTCGTACCTGAGTACGTTGACATTAATTCAATTGAGGACTTGAAATAG